In Vicia villosa cultivar HV-30 ecotype Madison, WI linkage group LG7, Vvil1.0, whole genome shotgun sequence, the DNA window TAAATAGTAAGGAGCTAACTAGGtgctctttttgttgtttttacgTGTTTTTGTATGTACATGAATAACTCTAGTATCAAGTTTGTTTTAGTCCGAAATATATGACCACTACTTAGCAGATCTTGGGACAAAATATGTATATAGGACTTTTTAATCTTAGCGTTAAGTTTGGCGTGTCAGAGTTTTGAGAAAGATAAATAGGGATGAGATGTAAAGCTAAAAAGATAAGGATGAATGCTAGAGGACAAAAATCTGAAAAAACTGTTTTGATGCAGTGCAATAGACATCCTACATACTAGGTCTACTGTGAGACGTGTTGCCTCCTACATGTGTTGTGTACTACTTCATGTACTAAAGGATACATAAAGGAATATAGCTTATTCCTTTGGTCAAATCAATTAATAATCAAAAGACCCAATATCTAAAGTCTAAAAGTAACCCTACAAATGAAGGAGACTATAAAAGAACTTGTATTGGGAAAGGAAAGAGGTTAAGAAGTTTTAAATACTTAGAGAAAAATAATTTATGATAAAGAAGGGAGGTTGGAACATATTCTGACACGTCTCTCGCTCTACCATTTTTGAAGAATATTGCTCAATCAGACGTGACACAACTTGCATCTTGTTGGTTGAAGACTGTGAGTAGTAGAAGTGTCActgtttatattttctttttcttgttgttTAAAAATGTTAAGCTTGTGATTCTATGTTGTTGTATTTCTTTTACTTATCATGATCTAACTTCTCTATGTTGgataaaatgaaatttaaagaaaaagtactttaggtgtgattggatttgattttaGTGACATATTTTGTCACATGCATTAATGTTATATATTTGTCTCTTTGGTTGATCATCCTAGAAATAGATATAAGATTTTAATTTTGAGGAATTATTTAATAAATGGACATCATgacaaatatgaataaaaataataaatatcaatATTTGTCATTTAGTTACTTTAGGAATAAAGAACTAAAACCATAAAGAAAAGTATAACTTAGCAAGGAAAGGAATTGCATAGATGTTATTATGATAGCTAGTGATTGATAATCAATGCATGCTTATATACCACCTCAGTGTGGTATCCCTGATAATGCTGGAGAGGAACTTGCACTTCAGAGAGTTTGAGGCTCCGATGATCGTCATATGTGCACTAATGGAGACATGTTCCTGGAGATCGTTTtttgatcaattttttttattgatgatgGCTTGAAACGTCTTGGTACCCCCTCCCCCACCCCTCAAATTTCATAAGAGAGAGGTTGGGGATCCAAAACCTATGCCTCCTCAATGAGATTTGTCTCGTGTTGGCGCTACTAGCGGTTAagaatgaaggagtgaaaaacacttagaaaggggggggggggttaaaTAAGGGTTGTGTCTTTTTgggaaataaaaataatgaacacgattatttttatcctggttcgtttgaactcaaactaccttCAGTCCACCCTTacaggtgatttacctccactgaggatttaatccgcTAATCaaaaaactgattacaatggttctccacttagatcaacctctaagtcttcttgagtctacagatcacaacttaaTCACTCAAGAAAATTTCTTTTATAGagatataataaaaaatacaaagataataatgcttctaaaaagctataattactaagtgatttttctcttaagcttaTGATCTAGAACTGACTAAATATACAAAAGTATGTGAGCTTGAAAATGAAGATGCTTGATGTGTTCAAGAACTTTGCGTGAAAGAATGTTATGCGTCATATGTTATAACCTTTCTCTTGGGCAGAACAGATCCTTTTATAGGTGTTGAGAATGTGACCGTTGAACAAttctgcatttaatgctttgcgtgtacaATACAtactgcatttaatgttacatgcttTTGTAagctacctcgagccttgcttcaactgctttttctGACTATGCCTTTTGTAGCCAtgtttctaacgttccttttgtcagacagaCAGACTGGCCTATTtagcttttcatcatttgctttcTTCTGGAATCAAACTTTGTGATTTGCTTTGTTCATCAGAGTTTCTAGCGTTTGGTGCAAGTTAGAACTTCAGCGCTTCAGACTATGGAAGTTCCTTTGAGTGTGATACTTTTAGAGCTTCAGAGCTTGCTTCTAATAGCCATGTTCTGACGAAttcaagaccatgttctgatgtcttcaagaccatgttctgatgtagccatccagaacatcTGGGTCAGCATCTGAAGGATAAGATATTACATACTCTTTtacacttttcctgaaatggaaaacgtaatttatttgagtaccacattgtcttatacaaaattcatttctaatgttttcatcaaaactagaaaatatgatcagaacatttcatgttctaacaaagAACATTGTTCTCTAAAGTCGGACGACATCCTTGGAGACCGATCACAATCGTTAAAGACTTCCCAGCTCACTAAATGCCCAAAAACCCTGGGGCAATTGTTTTGGACCGGACAAATGCCTAAATGGATAAGACCAAATCTACTAAATTCCACTCCACTTGATCCAATATATAAAAGTTATCTCACACTGAAAGCAATGTACACTTTATAATCTTCACTTTTCACTATAatcatcttgaatcttgaatcCATGTTATTtcacttaaatatttatttgaaaagtgcatcaaaaataaattaaatgcaaattacattgaatttattttctttttcattttttaataaacaacaactaattaagattattttttataaaatatattcaaaaaggAATGCACATTTATAAtgcacatttatttatttttttggtaaaAGGAATGCACATTTATATTAACACTTTTAAATACACAAcaaatatttaaactaaaaaattaaatcaGCAACGTTAACggacaaaacaaatatttaaactaaaaaattaaattagcAATCTTAACGGATTGCATAAGTGAATGACTATATTccattaaaaattatataatgtTTAATTTCAACTATGGCATTTTAATATTTTTCCTATTAAAATAATGACATGCCACAAATAAGCGAAAGACAACAACATAAGATGAATCATCATAGAACCCACTTTTCCATCCAAATACATTCAGTGTTCTGATTAGTCAAAATTTCCCATCTTTGTCTCTGTTCACTGAATCACTAAAAATTAAACTTAGTATCATTTTTTCACAAATAGCAACAAACACCAAAATTACCTGTCACAAACTTACCTCAATTTACAAAAACACCCTCTTCATTTCTTCACTTGAATCTTCACATATACATTCATTGATGGCATTTTCGTCTTTCAAAAACTTCAATCATTCAATACAAAATCCTCTATAAAAAAACATCATCTTGTTAACGCAAAGCAGCAGCAAAGCAACACTTTCTCAAAACTTTTCTTCCACTCTCGCCGGAATGTCGCCGGTGATCGGAGAAAACGCACCTCTCTTGTCAGGATCCAAGCCTTCTTTGAAACCGGCAACGGTTTCCGGTGCGGTGTTCAATGTCGCAACCAGCGTAATTGGCGCCGGAATTATGTCTCTTCCGGCTACTCTGAAGGTTCTCGGTGTGATCCCGGCGTTCGTTTTGATTCTGGTGATAGCTTTACTTGCTGAAATTTCGGTTGAGTTTTTAATGAGGTTTACACGTGCGGGTCAAACGACGACGTATTCTGGTGTCATGAGAGAAGCTTTTGGTCCTTTAGGAGCTGCAGCAACTCGAGTTTGTGTTGTGATTACTAATATGGGATGTTTAATTATGTACCTAATTATTATGGGTAAGTAACCATGCATTTTTTGAGTTCAAGATCATTActagtttaattaaaaaaattaaaagatattttattaATCTAGTTCAGTGGGTAGCCATACACAGAGACAACTAATTGTGAGTCTCGGTTTTGAATCTGCGAGATCTCACTTATTCATTTTTAAGAACTAGAAGTCTCGTCAATAGactataagaaaaataataattgtgtaTTATTTGATGTATTTTGCAGCGGATGTATTTTCTGGAAATAAACCTGAAGGAGAAGTACATTTGGGTGTTTTGCAACAATGGTTTGGGGTTCATTGGTGGAATTCAAGAGAGTTTGCTTTAATCTTTACCATGATCTTCATTTTGTTTCCATTGGTATTGTACCGTCGAGTAGGTAAATGTTTATTACTAACTTTGGCCGGTTTTAAAGATTTTCTTTTTAGATTATTGAATATCAGATGTATCTGATCTTGATCTATATAAAAATCAGATATATCGGTTATTTAATGAACTTAATGTTACATGCAAATACTCAAATTTGGTCTTATATGTTGTTTTACAGAATCATTGAAGTTTAGTTCTGCGGTATCAACTCTTCTAGCAGTGGCATTTGTTACAATATGTTGTGTGTTGGCAATTATTGCTCTTGCCGAAGGAAAAACAGAGACACCTAGACTGGTCCCTCGTTTGGACAAacaaacatctttctttgatctttTCTCTACAGTTCCGGTCATTGTAACAGCCTATACATTTCACTTTAATGGTAATTATTTGCATTAGTAATTTAGCGACGAAAAAATTGATTAGTTTACTAATAATTGATTTTACTTGCAGTACATCCAATTGGATTTGAGCTTGGAAAACCATCAGAAATGACAAAAGCAGTAAGAATAGCACTGATCCTATGTGCACTCATATACTTCTCAATCGGTCTATTTGGTTACCTCTTATTTGGTGATTCAACTCAATCAGACATTCTAATCAATTTCGACCGAAGTGCTGATTCATCTTTCGGTCATTTGCTCAATACTTTGGTCCGTTTAAGCTATGCTTTTCATATCATGTTGACATTTCCTCTCCTCAATTTCTCATTGAGAACCACCGTTGATGAATTTCTCTTCCCTAAAAGACCTTTGTTAACCATAGATAACAAGAGATTCATGATCTTGACACTCGCTCTGTTGGTTCTTAGTTACATTGCTGCGGTAG includes these proteins:
- the LOC131617659 gene encoding amino acid transporter AVT6C-like, with the translated sequence MSPVIGENAPLLSGSKPSLKPATVSGAVFNVATSVIGAGIMSLPATLKVLGVIPAFVLILVIALLAEISVEFLMRFTRAGQTTTYSGVMREAFGPLGAAATRVCVVITNMGCLIMYLIIMADVFSGNKPEGEVHLGVLQQWFGVHWWNSREFALIFTMIFILFPLVLYRRVESLKFSSAVSTLLAVAFVTICCVLAIIALAEGKTETPRLVPRLDKQTSFFDLFSTVPVIVTAYTFHFNVHPIGFELGKPSEMTKAVRIALILCALIYFSIGLFGYLLFGDSTQSDILINFDRSADSSFGHLLNTLVRLSYAFHIMLTFPLLNFSLRTTVDEFLFPKRPLLTIDNKRFMILTLALLVLSYIAAVAIPDIWYIFQFMGSTSAVCLSFVFPGSIVLRDIHGISTRKDKIIALVMVILAVGTSVIAISNNIYKLF